One Humulus lupulus unplaced genomic scaffold, drHumLupu1.1 SCAFFOLD_130, whole genome shotgun sequence genomic window, AAATAACAGACTTACCATTGTGTGTCACTATAATTCAAGAatcaaacaatgaaaatgaccTTCTTCTACTAGCAAATCAAAAAGCTACAGCAGAAGAAATGGAGGTGGGGACATTATTAATGCAAGCAAATCAAGCTTCCATCAATGAACAAATGTTACTTGAAGAAGGAATGTCAAGCACAAcaaatgagggcataaatgtgtcaTACATACCCCATTTTGCTGAAGAAGTAGCTGATTTCATAATTGAGGacaatacaaaaagaaaaaagaagttggaTGAAATCCAACTAGTAATATCTGATTACAGAGTGAACACAATAGAGCAAGGACAAATTTACAAGGATAAGAACACAGTCAAATCAGCCCTTAGCTACTATGCAATGCTGCATAACTTccagttcaaaacaaaaagatcagAACCTAGAGAGTACCTAGTTACTTGCGCAGATGAAAAATGCAACTGGTTGGTGAGAGCATCTAAGTACAAAAATCAACATTTATTCAAGGTACGGAAATGCAATCCAAATCACACTTGCTCTGTTGAAATTGTTTTGGAAGACCATAGGCAAGCAAAAAGCATCGTAGTTGGGGAattaataaagaataagtacaagtCAATCAAAAGAAATTACACTCCAAATGACATCATGAATGATATGAATGATGACTTTGGAGTAACTATGGGATACACAAAAGCATGGAGATCAAGAGAGAAAGCTTTGCGTCTAGTAAGAGGGAACCCCGATGATTCATATCAGAAGTTGCCAATATATCTTTACATGTTGAAAAAAGCAAATCCAGGAACAATAACACACCTACTCACAGACAAGGAAGATAGATTCAAATACCTATACATAGctttctctaactcaatcaagggttggagatacttgaggcctataattgttgttgatggaacttttTTGAAAAATGCACATGGTGGTACCCTGTTTTCAGCATCAACGTTAGATTCAAACAACAACATTTTCGTGTTGGCTTTTGGAATAGCAGACTCCGAAAATGATAACTCATGGCTATGGTTCTTCTCCAAACTGCGAGAAACCTATGGAGAACCCGAAGGTATGATAGCTTCAACGATATATTCTTGTTTACAAACAAACAGGAACATTTTaccaaaacaaaatacacaaatacaTGCTATTTCTTTTAGAATATGAccaaagtaactggttaccttcactaaaataataaaaaaaaaaaaattgaaaaatacttggtttttgtttttttatattaaaatatgtgtACTACACAGGATTGGCTATAGTTTCTGACAGACATAAGAGCATAGACAATGCAGTACATATGGTGTACCCAAATGCTTTCCATGGAGCTTGCATGTTTCACTTACTCAATAATTTGAAAGGCAAGTATGGGAGCCATGGAGAAGAACTACAAATGAAATTCATTGCAGCAGCAAAAGCATACACACAGACAGaatgtgaaaactacatgaaaggCCTTGATAGAATTGATAGACGCATTAGGCCCTATTTAGAAAAAGCCAAGTATGAAACTTGGGCAAGATCATACTCGCCAACAAAAAGATACACCATGATGACATCCAACATCGCAGAATCACTCAACGCTGCACTAAAAGCTGCAAGAAATCTCCCCATTGATATATTGGTTGAATGCCTTAGAAGTTTGGTTCAAAAGTGGGTTTGGAACAACTCAAATAATGCAAATGGAACATTCACAAAAGTCTCTACAGCAACAGAAAATGAATTGAGACATGACATTGTTTCAAAAATGAAGTATGAGGTATGCAACTAAACATATTCTTACAAATCCTTATACTGTCAAttgatggtaaccagttaccttccatAAGAACATGAAATTTTTTTTACACAGAAGCATAACTAGTTACTTTAAATCTTAAGTCTACTTAAAATGTTTATTATCTGATTCTAATTCATGACAAACTATTTTTAGGTCTTGCCTTTCAACACAATAGAATACCAAGTTCGTGATCAAAAGGGGATAAATTTCACAGTAAATATACATAATAGAACATGCACTTGCAATAGGTTCCAAGAAGATGAAATACCTTGTGGCCATGCAGTAGCTGTCATTGCAAAAAGAAACTTGAGTGTCTATGATTATTGTGCAAAATTCTACAGAACAGAAACGTTGAAAgcattgtatcaagaaaatgttcATCCTTTGCCCCATAAAGATGAATGGAATCTCCCACAACACTTGGACATACTAGTGATGCCTCCAAATTCAACAATCCCTGCAGGAAGACCAAGAAAGAAACGAATAAGATCAAGAGGGGAAAATAACGTAATAATCACCTGTGGGAAATGTGCACAACCAGGACATAACAGGAAGACTTGCAGGAATCCTCCATTTCAGAAGCCAAATAAACAGAAAAAGCCAAAGACATAGATTCACATTCTACAGAAAAACAAACCTTTCATAGGTTTCCTCATTGAAAGAGATACTTTCATATTCATCAAGTATCATTCAGAATTTTAATAAGATTGTTTCAAAATAAAACACATTGATTGGTTATGCAAACTTATAAAATCCTTTCAAAATAATTTCTTGGATTTGTTTGCTTCTATTTTTCAATGCTACAATCACTAACAACAAAAACAACGATATAGGTAGCTGGTTACCCTGAAGTTTCAATACAAGGTAAATTACCCCACTATAACAATCTCAAagccaaaaaaaaagaaaaaaagaattaaaCCCTTTACTTTCTTCTATCACAAACTcgtctatatataatattaaagttactttaatattaatataataaactgGTTGCATAACTATTAAAAAAGACAAGCTTaggggaaaaaaaaaaaaacacttaagtaaccagttaccctcggtATATTATGAAACAAACAGCCTGAGTACCTAGTTACCCTCCAATATCACCATTAAAATTAGTTAAACAGACCAACTAGGAATTAGTTTCCCTCAAGTTATTCCATAAAACAgtggaaaaaaatacaaaaacaaacagAAAACTAGCTACCTAATTTAAAGGGTtatctaaaatatatattaataaatgtaattaacaaACAACAAACCAATGgggaaaaaattaaaaagaaaacaattaagtaaccagttacccttgGTATGTTAGAAAATAAACAACCTGGGTACCTGGTTACCCTCTAAATTATTCTTCCAAAAAGCTAACAGCAAAAGAATTAACAAAACGATGtactaatatgtatatataaaatgacCTTAAGAATCCCAATGTTTTACAtaagaagaaaattaaaaaagCTAACTGTTAAACTAGAAATTGATTCACCATTTAATTACAGTTGTAGAAAAGATTAAAAAACCAAAAGAAATATAATATCACTAAAAGCCTATGCAGCAATTTTCATTCTTTTCTGTCTCCTCTCCAGAAGCTTCTCAGTGAACTCATCGCTAGTTAAGTATCCCTCAAGTTCTTTGTTCTTTCCATGATAGTACAAGCTGACAGCAATGTCTTTACGAAGGAGGCGAACATCAATATTTTTAGGCATCTCATTCTCCTTCCCAAGAATTATTTGCTCAGCAAAATAAGTACAGAACACACCACAATCACTGCataatagaaaaaagaaaaagaaaaaaaaaacaactaagaacatataaacaaaacagaacacaaaagaaaaaaaaaactaaaatcaaataAACAAACTAACCAATCAGTCTGTTGAGGAATGCCTTTAGCAATGCTCAACTTCAAAGCCTCATTCTCTACCACATCATACGGGCTAACATCAAGATGAATATCTTTACGAACATAGAAATCAATCATCTCCAGAAGAAGAGGAATCAAAACAGCAAATGCCTCAACGACAGGTAAAGTCTGATTTTCATGCTTTGCACCAGACATTGAATCATACACCGTAAGAGATCTCTGCTGTACATTAAAGTGCAACAAAATCCAGTGCATAAGACCATTCACATTAACAGGCATGACAACATCATCAAGCAAATTCCAATGAGTTGCACAAAACATGGATTCCCCcttcattatcttcaaagcaacGCATCTCTCATCTATTTTAAATGCGCCACTACCTTTTTTCTTAAAATCTTCATACATAAACACTATGTTTTGCCCAAAACAAGTGTCAGTCGTAGATACTCTTCTCTTCAAATCTGTAGACAATTTAACCTTTCTCCTCAAGTAATACATCATCACATCAATATGCtgcataataaataaaatacatgattataaaatgatatgGGTAGAAACAAATCTACTATGatttgggtaaccagttacccaatgAACTACAACAAAGCAAACAGTAAGGTAACTGGGTACCCAATAACATcataatatataacataaaatagaTCACCAGACTTATtaccttgtaaaaaaaaaaagagaaaaaaaaaagaactccaACATGAAAAACCAGATAAATTAAAAAAGCGAGAATCTCACCGATGAGTCAACGAATTGCCCAGAGAAATAAAGGCTATGAAACCAAGCCTTCTCAGAAATATGAACAAAAGTGAAATTAATTGGTGGCTCCACAGAATTATCATCATATTTTTTAAACCtgaaaaatacattaaaaaacaaaataaaaagctTAACAAATTAATCATACATATTACACATATAACAAACTTTAAAACAAATAATGGTTATACATACTTGTTCCTTTTCTTCAAACCATGATTAATCTAGGAATCAAACTCAGACAGTTGTTCTTTAGTGTGATTATCACCAAGGTCATTGGAAAAGGGACAAATATTATCCAATATCGtcctctttcttttttgtttcactCCAACTTCAGAAGATCCAAATTTTGTTAAGAAAGGAGATTTTACAACAGCGCTTGGCTTCGCTTGCCTTTTCCTTCCCAAAATCAGTCCAGTATCAACTGCTTGTGCATCATCATACTTCACAATTGACCACTTACTTTTATCCTCCAAAGAACTACTCTCTTTAAGTGGCCTCTCAACTGAATCATTAATAACTCTCCATATTGCATTAGACACATGAAATGTGGGAGTTTGAGGACTTGAGCATACACTTGAGTCAACCTTAATTGGCTcctgaaaaaagaaataaaaatatacaaCCAATACTACATTACAAACAAGAAAACACAGAGGAAAAAAACCAATTGCTTAAACAAAAAAAACGAAAATAAGATCTTACTTTAACAGTAGAAAAAAATTGTGAAGCAATCTGAACGGAATGCTCCAAATCAGCCCCCAACTCCTCACCAATATCAACATTTTGGTAACCCCCAGAGGAATGACCATCAaaaaaatcctaaaaaatacaaaaaccagcaatttttaaacaaaatagaaCCAAAATAGACATCATAAAAGGGAAACACACACCACAACAGAAACCAGTTACCTCCGAAGAAGCCTCAGCATGCATAGGATCTTCAAACTCTCCACCAACATTATGATTACCAGCTGCCATAGATGCCTTAATACCATCCAACAAAGATATAACAGAAGCAAAATCAGATGCAAAGGCTGCCTTCAATTCAGAAATTGCAATCAATATAAACTTCTGCGAATCTTGCACTTCAACCAATTTTGATTGAATGGCAATAAGATCCTGATGCATATCTGAGGAACTAGTAGCATCGTCATCGGGTGGATCTGTCGGCGAAAACTTGCTTTCAAAAGACAACCCTCTCAGAATAGGCAGTCTCAATTCTTCAGTAGTAGGCATTATGACATTAACATCATACTGCAagaatcaatttttttaaaaaaaaaacaggcaacacaaaaataaatgagacaaagtaactagttacccaactataaaacaaacataataaaaaatataaagaaaacgacaaaaagaaaagaaacattgaaaaaataaaacaatatcaATACCTCTTCCTCCAACAGAACGTTATCAACCAAATACTGATATGACACACTTCCCCTGCTTGTCCAATTCAGAATCCTTGGAAACAAACAATTAACCCGTCTACACAAAGCTTGAGAACAAGAGGGAAttgtctcatatatccatataaggaAAGCAATAGGGAAACCATAGCACTTATAACTATAGTTATCCAGTGATCCATCAGCTTTCCTAGGAACACAATCATACATGGCATTCCTATCTTTCAAAACTGCCCGCATCACACATCTAGTTCTTTGCCACAACACTTTCCCAAAAGCAAACTTCTTCATCTCAGCAAAATTGGAATCAACCATGGCAAAGAATGAGTTGTCAACGCGAGTCTCAGTTTGTGTCCCGAACAAAAAATTGGCTAACAAATGAACAATAGCCAACTTAACGACAACC contains:
- the LOC133810217 gene encoding uncharacterized protein LOC133810217 → MDNITSLVQYGGNWNENNEYQGYTMSGILIPPNCSLDNLVNLIKKEIKEKTATIEVSYQVEKGTPPMKVVTDNSVLFFLEIKKKVATKITDLPLCVTIIQESNNENDLLLLANQKATAEEMEVGTLLMQANQASINEQMLLEEGMSSTTNEGINVSYIPHFAEEVADFIIEDNTKRKKKLDEIQLVISDYRVNTIEQGQIYKDKNTVKSALSYYAMLHNFQFKTKRSEPREYLVTCADEKCNWLVRASKYKNQHLFKVRKCNPNHTCSVEIVLEDHRQAKSIVVGELIKNKYKSIKRNYTPNDIMNDMNDDFGVTMGYTKAWRSREKALRLVRGNPDDSYQKLPIYLYMLKKANPGTITHLLTDKEDRFKYLYIAFSNSIKGWRYLRPIIVVDGTFLKNAHGGTLFSASTLDSNNNIFVLAFGIADSENDNSWLWFFSKLRETYGEPEGLAIVSDRHKSIDNAVHMVYPNAFHGACMFHLLNNLKGKYGSHGEELQMKFIAAAKAYTQTECENYMKGLDRIDRRIRPYLEKAKYETWARSYSPTKRYTMMTSNIAESLNAALKAARNLPIDILVECLRSLVQKWVWNNSNNANGTFTKVSTATENELRHDIVSKMKYEVLPFNTIEYQVRDQKGINFTVNIHNRTCTCNRFQEDEIPCGHAVAVIAKRNLSVYDYCAKFYRTETLKALYQENVHPLPHKDEWNLPQHLDILVMPPNSTIPAGRPRKKRIRSRGENNVIITCGKCAQPGHNRKTCRNPPFQKPNKQKKPKT
- the LOC133810215 gene encoding uncharacterized protein LOC133810215, with the protein product MQHIDVMMYYLRRKVKLSTDLKRRVSTTDTCFGQNIVFMYEDFKKKGSGAFKIDERCVALKIMKGESMFCATHWNLLDDVVMPVNVNGLMHWILLHFNVQQRSLTVYDSMSGAKHENQTLPVVEAFAVLIPLLLEMIDFYVRKDIHLDVSPYDVVENEALKLSIAKGIPQQTDCDCGVFCTYFAEQIILGKENEMPKNIDVRLLRKDIAVSLYYHGKNKELEGYLTSDEFTEKLLERRQKRMKIAA